A single window of Eucalyptus grandis isolate ANBG69807.140 chromosome 1, ASM1654582v1, whole genome shotgun sequence DNA harbors:
- the LOC104443285 gene encoding replication factor C subunit 3 isoform X1: protein MLWVDKYRPKALDQVIVHEDVAQNLKKLVSEQDCPHLLFYGPSGSGKKTLIMALLRQMFGSSSEKVKVENKTWKINAGTRNIDIELTTLSSTHHVEMNPSDAGFQDRYVVQEIIKEMAKNRPIDTKGKKGFKVLVLNEVDKLSREAQHSLRRTMEKYSASCRLILCCNSSSKVTEAIRSRCLNIRINAPREDQIVKVLEFIAKKENLQLPAGFAARIAEKSNRSLRRAILSFETCRVQQYPFTINQAISPMDWEEYVSEIVSDIMKEQSPKRLFQVRGKLYELLINCIPPEILLKVKVHFSNHLCLHHVISTPVSLQRLLHDLLRKLDAELKHEVCHWAAYYEHRMRLGQKAIFHLEAFIAKFMSIYKAFLIATFG from the exons ATGCTGTGGGTCGACAAGTACCGCCCGAAGGCGCTGGACCAGGTGATCGTCCACGAGGACGTCGCTCAGAATCTCAAGAAGCTG GTGTCGGAGCAGGACTGTCCCCATTTGCTCTTCTACGGGCCCTCCGGCTCCGGCAAGAAAACCCTAATCATGGCCCTCCTGAGGCAGATGTTCGGGTCCAGCTCCGAGAAG GTCAAGGTGGAGAATAAGACTTGGAAAATTAAT GCTGGAACGAGAAATATTGATATAGAGTTGACCACATTATCAAGTACCCATCATGTTGAAATGAACCCGAGTGATGCAGGCTTTCAGGACCGTTACGTTGTTCAGGAGATTATTAAAGAAATGGCCAAAAACAGACCAATAGAcacgaaagggaaaaaaggattCAAAG TTCTGGTGCTTAATGAGGTTGACAAACTCTCAAGAGAAGCTCAACATTCTCTAAGGAGGACAATGGAGAAGTATAGTGCATCATGCCGACTGATCCTTTGCTGCAACAGCTCATCAAAAGTTACTGAAGCCATTCGTTCTCGCTGTCTGAATATACGAATAAATGCACCACGAGAAGATCAG ATTGTTAAGGTATTAGAATTTATTGCAAAGAAGGAAAATCTGCAACTTCCTGCTGGATTTGCCGCTCGCATTGCAGAAAAATCAAATCGCAGTTTAAGAAGAGCAATACTTTCCTTTGAGACTTGTCGAGTACAGCA GTACCCTTTCACCATAAACCAAGCGATATCTCCAATGGATTGGGAGGAGTACGTTTCTGAGATAGTATCTGACATTATGAAGGAACAGAGCCCAAAAAG GCTATTCCAGGTTAGAGGGAAACTTTATGAGCTGCTCATCAACTGCATTCCTCCAGAAATCCTTCTGAAGGTAAAAGTGCACTTCTCGAATCATTTGTGTCTTCACCATGTTATATCTACTCCTGTTTCCTTGCAGAGGCTGCTGCACGATTTACTGAGAAAACTGGATGCAGAATTAAAGCATGAGGTCTGCCACTGGGCAGCCTACTAT GAACATAGGATGAGGCTTGGGCAGAAGGCCATATTCCATCTTGAAG CATTTATAGCCAAGTTCATGAGCATATATAAAGCTTTTCTGATTGCAACTTTTGGCTGA
- the LOC104443285 gene encoding replication factor C subunit 3 isoform X2, with amino-acid sequence MLWVDKYRPKALDQVIVHEDVAQNLKKLVSEQDCPHLLFYGPSGSGKKTLIMALLRQMFGSSSEKVKVENKTWKINAGTRNIDIELTTLSSTHHVEMNPSDAGFQDRYVVQEIIKEMAKNRPIDTKGKKGFKVLVLNEVDKLSREAQHSLRRTMEKYSASCRLILCCNSSSKVTEAIRSRCLNIRINAPREDQIVKVLEFIAKKENLQLPAGFAARIAEKSNRSLRRAILSFETCRVQQYPFTINQAISPMDWEEYVSEIVSDIMKEQSPKRLFQVRGKLYELLINCIPPEILLKRLLHDLLRKLDAELKHEVCHWAAYYEHRMRLGQKAIFHLEAFIAKFMSIYKAFLIATFG; translated from the exons ATGCTGTGGGTCGACAAGTACCGCCCGAAGGCGCTGGACCAGGTGATCGTCCACGAGGACGTCGCTCAGAATCTCAAGAAGCTG GTGTCGGAGCAGGACTGTCCCCATTTGCTCTTCTACGGGCCCTCCGGCTCCGGCAAGAAAACCCTAATCATGGCCCTCCTGAGGCAGATGTTCGGGTCCAGCTCCGAGAAG GTCAAGGTGGAGAATAAGACTTGGAAAATTAAT GCTGGAACGAGAAATATTGATATAGAGTTGACCACATTATCAAGTACCCATCATGTTGAAATGAACCCGAGTGATGCAGGCTTTCAGGACCGTTACGTTGTTCAGGAGATTATTAAAGAAATGGCCAAAAACAGACCAATAGAcacgaaagggaaaaaaggattCAAAG TTCTGGTGCTTAATGAGGTTGACAAACTCTCAAGAGAAGCTCAACATTCTCTAAGGAGGACAATGGAGAAGTATAGTGCATCATGCCGACTGATCCTTTGCTGCAACAGCTCATCAAAAGTTACTGAAGCCATTCGTTCTCGCTGTCTGAATATACGAATAAATGCACCACGAGAAGATCAG ATTGTTAAGGTATTAGAATTTATTGCAAAGAAGGAAAATCTGCAACTTCCTGCTGGATTTGCCGCTCGCATTGCAGAAAAATCAAATCGCAGTTTAAGAAGAGCAATACTTTCCTTTGAGACTTGTCGAGTACAGCA GTACCCTTTCACCATAAACCAAGCGATATCTCCAATGGATTGGGAGGAGTACGTTTCTGAGATAGTATCTGACATTATGAAGGAACAGAGCCCAAAAAG GCTATTCCAGGTTAGAGGGAAACTTTATGAGCTGCTCATCAACTGCATTCCTCCAGAAATCCTTCTGAAG AGGCTGCTGCACGATTTACTGAGAAAACTGGATGCAGAATTAAAGCATGAGGTCTGCCACTGGGCAGCCTACTAT GAACATAGGATGAGGCTTGGGCAGAAGGCCATATTCCATCTTGAAG CATTTATAGCCAAGTTCATGAGCATATATAAAGCTTTTCTGATTGCAACTTTTGGCTGA
- the LOC104443294 gene encoding ribosome production factor 1: MGPEEEGGRAGAPETKEKREILPSTIKNKERRSAVHAKLKQQKKLEKRKKLKERDAAEKRALELGEEPAPKKIPRTIENTRELDETVCRPDDEELFAGNDCDEFSSVLKRERAPKILLTTCRFNSTRGPAFISELLEVIPNSQYFRRGTYDLKKIVEYANHKEFTSVVVVHTNRREPDALLIIGLPDGPTAHFKLSKLVLRKDIKNHGNPTSHEPELVLTNFTTRLGHRVGRLIQSLFPQEPNFRGRRVVTFHNQRDFIFFRHHRYIFDSKESKHTDSKDKKMKNDEGEKVPQEKVIARLQECGPRFTLKLVSLQHGTFDTKGGEYEWVHKPEMDTSRRRFFL; the protein is encoded by the exons ATGGGGCCG gaggaggaaggcggcCGCGCCGGCGCGCCGGAGacgaaggagaagagagagatactGCCGTCGACGATAAAGAACAAGGAGAGGAGGTCGGCCGTCCACGCCAAGCTCAAGCAGCAGAAGAAGCTCGAGAAGCGGAAGAAGCTCAAGGAACGCGACGCCGCCGAGAAGCGCGCCCTCGAGCTCGGCGAGGAG CCTGCGCCGAAGAAGATCCCTCGCACGATCGAGAACACACGAGAGTTGGACGAGACGGTCTGCCGGCCCGACGATGAGGAg CTGTTTGCGGGAAACGACTGCGACGAATTCAGTTCCGTATTAAAGCGCGAGCGTGCTCCGAAGATATTGCTCACCACTTGCCGGTTCAATTCGACT AGGGGTCCTGCTTTTATATCGGAATTGCTGGAGGTTATCCCAAATTCTCAATACTTCAGGAGAGGAACCTATGACTTGAAGAAG ATCGTTGAATATGCAAATCACAAAGAGTTCACTTCTGTCGTCGTTGTTCACACAAACCGGAGGGAGCCAG ATGCTCTTTTAATTATCGGCCTACCAGATGGACCAACTGCACACTTCAAGCTCTCCAAGCTCGTACTACGTAAGGATATCAAG AATCATGGAAATCCAACTAGTCATGAACCTGAGCTTGTACTGACTAATTTTACAACTCGCTTGGGTCATCGTGTTGGAAG GCTAATACAGTCATTATTTCCACAAGAACCAAATTTCCGTGGTCGGCGAGTTGTGACTTTCCATAACCAGCGAGATTTTATATTCTTTCGCCATCATAG GTACATCTTTGATAGTAAAGAAAGTAAACACACTGACTCAAAGGAtaaaaagatgaagaatgacGAGGGTGAGAAGGTTCCTCAAGAGAAAGTAATTGCTCGGCTTCAG GAGTGTGGTCCTCGTTTTACACTCAAGTTGGTTAGTCTGCAGCATGGAACATTCGATACTAAAGGTGGCGAATACGAATGGGTTCACAAG CCCGAAATGGACACCAGCAGGAGGAggttctttttgtga
- the LOC104443304 gene encoding uncharacterized protein LOC104443304, which yields MASRQYISVRGLKQIPTTISADMNLLDSKYSPVHFQRVSGDVRTTFFKCVQWQVEETLDPIDCPYHYYCDSTYPGDYSRVVDGLVLLFSVASYLVTLIIMILEVSGRRKSRLCNWKRYLLPSNPLSLSATLLILAKGHRINSMFPVSCMGPPIFHLAIISALAFDEGTIGDIKYVILQASTISGILHASLYLDSVLLPYYTGFDALASSTFSHECESCVCRREVLVVGGMLVTYRAWSITSFLVVGALCLRAMCKVGSDVGKITYMLKYSLETLGLASVVLDSLYLLRNSPPERFLLRTTASGAELTLICIYVIGKICARIRQSQLQHEK from the coding sequence ATGGCCTCCCGCCAATACATATCGGTCAGAGGCCTCAAGCAGATACCAACAACAATTTCAGCGGACATGAATCTCCTCGATTCAAAATACTCGCCGGTCCACTTCCAACGGGTCTCCGGAGACGTCCGCACGACTTTCTTCAAATGCGTACAGTGGCAAGTCGAAGAGACGCTCGACCCCATCGATTGCCCATACCATTACTACTGCGACAGCACCTACCCCGGCGATTATTCCCGGGTTGTCGATGGCCTCGTTCTCCTCTTTTCAGTCGCTTCTTACCTCGTGACACTGATCATCATGATACTAGAAGTATCAGGGAGACGGAAATCGCGCCTATGCAATTGGAAGAGGTACTTGCTTCCGTCCAACCCACTTTCCCTCTCGGCAACGCTGCTGATCCTTGCCAAAGGCCACCGAATAAACTCCATGTTCCCAGTGTCCTGCATGGGACCTCCGATATTCCATCTCGCGATCATATCTGCCCTGGCGTTTGATGAAGGTACGATCGGTGACATAAAGTATGTCATTCTTCAGGCATCAACGATCTCCGGGATTCTGCATGCGAGTCTATATCTGGACTCTGTTCTCTTACCTTACTACACGGGTTTCGACGCTCTAGCTTCTTCGACCTTCTCCCACGAGTGCGAATCCTGTGTCTGTCGCAGGGAGGTTTTAGTTGTCGGAGGGATGCTAGTTACCTACAGGGCCTGGTCAATAACTAGTTTTCTGGTGGTAGGTGCTTTGTGCCTGAGAGCAATGTGCAAAGTGGGCAGTGATGTTGGCAAGATAACGTATATGTTGAAATACTCACTCGAAACATTAGGTTTAGCGTCGGTAGTGTTGGACTCTCTGTATTTGCTGAGAAACTCTCCACCAGAAAGGTTTTTGCTCCGAACTACTGCTTCGGGAGCCGAGTTAACCTTAATTTGTAtatatgtgataggaaagataTGTGCTCGCATTCGGCAATCGCAATTGCAGCACGAAAAATGA
- the LOC104443314 gene encoding LOW QUALITY PROTEIN: probable polyribonucleotide nucleotidyltransferase 1, chloroplastic (The sequence of the model RefSeq protein was modified relative to this genomic sequence to represent the inferred CDS: inserted 1 base in 1 codon) has product MLVNSGGVNARPHSARSPFPRFLNGRRHSAIPDFPRSLRARSSKFRSLSLLLPVASSSKPSPVRAAAGAEAGGSASRSMLLPDSPGLSPSKSPSAIDTTIFRSRRTSGGFYKREGRTKDHEVLICRLIDRPLRPTMLKGFYHETQVLSWVLSYDGLHSPDSLAVTAAGIAVALSEVPNSKAIAGVRIGLVGGKFIVNPTTKEMEESDLDLLLAGTDSAILMIEGYCNFLSEEKLLQAVEVGQEAVQAICKEVDALVKKCGKPKMLDAIKLPPAELYKHVEDIAGDELLKVLQIKGKVPRRKSLLSLEDEVLTILTEKGYISKEATFVAAETIPDMEVDEDEDEEVVVDGEIDEGDVHIKPVSRKPTPLFFSEVDVKLVFKEVTSKFLRRRIVEGGKRSDGRTPDEIRPINSRCGLLPRAHGSALFTRGETQALAVATLGDRQMAQRVDNLVDDNELKRFYLQYSFPPSSVGEVGRMGGPSRRDIGHGMLAERALEPVLPSEDDFPYTIRVESTITESNGSSSMASVCGGCLALQDAGVPVKSSIAGIAMGMVLDTQEFGGDGTPLILSDITGSEDASGDMDFKVAGNEDGITAFQMDIKVAGITLPIMRNALLQARDGRKRILVEMAKCSPPPSESLSKHAPLIHVMKVRPEKINLIIGTGGKKVKSIIEETGVEAIETQEDGVVKITAXDLSSIERSKAIIANLTMVPTIGDIYRNCEIKSIAPYGVFVEIAPGREGLCHISELSSNWLAKAEDAFKVGDRVDVKLIEINDKGQLRLSRRALLPDPDPKEFGTQQTAGAAGEESASAPSTDKDADIEQTKDEVSVAKVTGSTRSISTEQTIQPRKKAIKRLVSPAKDKAYISKERQKKNSSKAVSISANDESTLVNGEAKIG; this is encoded by the exons ATGCTCGTGAATTCAGGCGGCGTCAACGCCAGACCTCACTCCGCTCGCTCGCCGTTCCCCCGCTTCCTCAATGGCCGCCGTCACTCCGCAATCCCGGACTTCCCCCGCTCTCTCCGCGCGAGGAGCTCCAAGTTCCGCTCCCTGTCGCTGCTGCTCCCGGTCGCCAGCTCCTCCAAGCCGTCGCCCGTCCGCGCCGCCGCGGGAGCTGAGGCCGGTGGCTCGGCGTCTCGTTCGATGCTTCTCCCGGATTCCCCGGGCCTTTCTCCGTCAAAATCCCCGTCGGCGATAGACAC AACGATTTTCCGCAGCAGGCGGACAAG TGGAGGTTTTTACAAACGAGAGGGAAGGACGAAAGATCACGAG GTTCTTATTTGTAGATTGATCGATAGGCCTTTACGTCCAACAATGCTGAAGGGCTTCTACCATGAAACTCAAGTTTTATCCTGG GTTTTGAGCTATGATGGGTTGCATAGCCCTGATAGTTTAGCAGTCACAGCAGCTGGAATAGCAGT AGCTCTTTCAGAAGTGCCGAATTCAAAGGCTATTGCAGGAGTGCGGATTGGCCTGGTAGGAGGTAAGTTCATTGTCAACCCCACGACGAAGGAAATGGAAGAATCTGACTTGGACTTGCTGCTAGCTGGCACTGACAGTGCAATATTGATGATAGAG GGTTACTGCAATTTCCTCTCGGAAGAGAAGTTGCTGCAAGCTGTTGAAGTTGGGCAG GAAGCTGTGCAAGCAATTTGCAAAGAGGTGGATGCTTTGGTCAAGAAGTGTGGGAAGCCCAAGATGCTTGACGCGATTAAATTACCCCCTGCCGAGCTATATAAGCATGTTGAA GATATTGCTGGGGATGAATTATTAAAGGTGCTGCAGATCAAGGGTAAAGTACCTAGAAGGAAGTCACTATTGTCTTTGGAGGACGAGGTTCTGACTATACTTACAGAAAAGGGATATATCAGTAAAGAGGCAACTTTTGTTGCTGCTGAAACAATTCCAGACATGGAAgtggatgaagatgaggatgaagaagtTGTTGTAGATGGAGAAATTGATGAAGGGGATGTCCACATAAAGCCAGTCTCACGAAAACCCACTCCTCTG TTTTTCTCCGAGGTTGATGTGAAGCTGGTGTTTAAAGAAGTTACATCTAAGTTCCTTCGGAGACGTATAGTTGAG GGAGGAAAAAGGAGTGATGGTCGAACCCCTGATGAAATAAGGCCAATTAACTCAAGGTGTGGATTGCTTCCTAGGGCACATGGAAGTGCTCTTTTTACACGTGGCGAAACACAG GCATTAGCAGTGGCTACCCTTGGTGATAGGCAAATGGCACAAAGGGTGGACAACCTTGTGGATGACAATGAATTGAAGAGGTTCTACCTTCAG TATTCATTTCCTCCTTCAAGTGTTGGGGAAGTTGGGCGTATGGGAGGTCCTAGCAGAAGAGATATAGGTCATGGAATGCTTGCTGAGAGAGCACTAGAACCTGTTTTGCCTTCCGAAGATGACTTTCCTTACACCATTCGTGTTGAGAGTACCATCACTGAAAGCAACGGTTCTTCGAG CATGGCATCTGTTTGTGGGGGCTGCTTAGCTTTGCAAGATGCTGGTGTTCCAGTTAAGAGCTCTATTGCAGGGATAGCAATGGGGATGGTGTTGGACACACAGGAATTTGGTGGTGATGGCACCCCTCTTATTCTCTCTGACATTACTGGCTCTGAAGATGCATCTGGAGACATGGATTTTAAG GTAGCTGGAAATGAAGATGGCATAACTGCATTTCAGATGGACATAAAG GTAGCGGGTATTACATTGCCCATTATGAGGAATGCACTTCTACAAGCAAGGGATGGTCGGAAGCGTATTCTTG TGGAAATGGCAAAGTGCTCACCTCCCCCTTCTGAAAGTCTTTCAAAGCATGCTCCACTGATTCATGTGATGAAG GTCAGAccagaaaaaatcaatttgatcattGGTACTGGtgggaagaaagtgaaaagcATCATTGAAGAGACCGGAGTAGAGGCCATTGAAACCCAAGAGGATGGAGTA GTGAAAATTACTG AAGACTTGTCTAGTATAGAGAGGTCTAAAGCCATAATTGCTAATCTGACAATGGTGCCAACAATTGGTGACATATATAG GAACTGTGAGATCAAATCTATTGCACCTTATGGAGTTTTTGTTGAGATAGCTCCAGGCAGGGAG GGTTTGTGCCATATCAGTGAGTTAAGTTCCAATTGGCTCGCCAAGGCTGAAGAC GCTTTTAAAGTTGGAGACCGTGTTGATGTGAAACTTATCGAG ATCAATGACAAGGGACAGCTCCGCCTTAGTCGCCGCGCATTACTTCCTGATCCAGATCCAAAGGAATTTGGCACCCAGCAAACAGCTGGAGCTGCTGGAGAAGAATCTGCTTCCGCACCATCAACTGATAAGGATGCGGATATTGAACAAACTAAGGATGAGGTCAGTGTTGCAAAGGTGACAGGTTCTACTAGAAGTATCTCAACTGAGCAAACTATCCAGCCACgaaagaaagcaattaaaagattGGTAAGCCCTGCCAAAGATAAAGCTTATATCAGCAAAGAAAGGCAAAAGAAGAATAGCAGCAAAGCAGTTAGCATCTCTGCCAACGATGAAAGTACTTTAGTAAATGGTGAGGCTAAAATTGGATAG
- the LOC104443315 gene encoding cation/calcium exchanger 1: protein MALPRRLTTKSHHPSKLSIFLNTSFLFLISFYLITQLQHSPNSIQFQFHPTSNSESPPAAAASRSRLLSDITNNGCTSLDDYPDYKAKCAYAKSHDSCRHKGYINYLQIFYCTCGRFPVLGHVLFLLWLAVLFYLLGSTAAQYFCPSLEGLSRILRLSPTIAGVTLLSLGNGAPDVFASIVSFTRTGDGDVGLNSVLGGAFFVSSVVVGIISISMSPDNEITVDKPSFIRDVLFLLFSLSSLLVIVAIGRINLWSSIFFASIYFVYVCTVSFMHLFYRKQRNNKLFSASLILNSCSALRDNLEEMGIPLLGYVDDEKSVLVENGGQRNEDDFLSHFLILDSPTCSYFMKLLQVLELPLQLPRKLTIPVVDEERWSKPYAVISVTLAPTLLAALCNSQRDNVKFRSSTVTYLTAGLIGLVLGNIAYGTTKKSNPPMKCLFPWLAAGFLMSVTWTYIIAEELVSLLVSIGIIFGISPSILGLTVLAWGNSLGDLIANVALAMNGGADGIQIAISGCYAGPVFNTLMGLGLSLVFQSWSKYPNSYEIPGDNSLYETLGFLMSGLLWALVVVPKKKMKLDRFLGWGLLAIYSCFLFLRLAKLLGLLKA, encoded by the coding sequence ATGGCTCTGCCAAGAAGACTCACCACCAAGTCTCATCATCCCAGCAAGCTCTCCATCTTCCTCAACAcatccttcctcttcctcatctcATTCTACCTCATAACCCAGCTCCAACACAGCCCGAACTCAATCCAGTTTCAGTTTCACCCCACATCCAACAGCGAAAGCCCTCCCGCAGCTGCCGCTTCTCGATCTCGGCTTCTCAGCGACATAACCAACAACGGTTGCACAAGCCTCGATGATTACCCGGATTATAAAGCAAAATGCGCGTATGCCAAGTCCCATGATTCTTGCAGACACAAAGGGTACATCAACTATCTCCAAATCTTCTATTGCACCTGTGGGAGATTTCCAGTTCTCGGTCATGTTCTATTCTTGCTGTGGCTTGCTGTTTTATTCTATCTATTGGGTAGCACAGCAGCTCAATACTTCTGTCCCTCCTTGGAGGGCTTATCGAGAATCTTGAGGCTATCTCCAACAATAGCCGGGGTTACCCTTCTTTCCCTTGGTAACGGAGCCCCTGATGTTTTTGCCAGTATCGTGTCCTTCACGAGAACTGGGGACGGCGATGTTGGCCTAAACAGTGTCCTGGGCGGCGCATTTTTTGTGTCCAGTGTGGTCGTTGGGATAATCAGCATATCGATGAGCCCTGATAATGAGATAACAGTCGACAAGCCAAGCTTTATCAGGGatgttctcttccttctcttctcacTTTCTTCTCTCCTTGTAATTGTAGCCATCGGCAGAATCAACCTCTGGAGCTCCATCTTCTTTGCTTCAATCTACTTTGTTTATGTGTGCACTGTCTCCTTCATGCACCTCTTCTACCGAAAGCAGAGGAACAACAAGCTCTTTTCAGCTTCTCTAATCTTGAATAGCTGTTCTGCACTAAGAGATAATCTTGAAGAGATGGGCATACCACTACTTGGTTATGTCGATGATGAGAAATCTGTTTTGGTGGAAAATGGTGGTCAAAGAAATGAGGATGACTTTTTATCTCATTTCTTGATTCTCGATTCACCCACTTGCAGCTACTTCATGAAGCTATTGCAAGTCCTGGAGCTGCCACTCCAATTGCCAAGAAAACTGACCATCCCAGTCGTTGACGAGGAGAGATGGTCCAAGCCTTATGCCGTTATATCGGTGACTTTAGCCCCGACTCTCTTAGCAGCACTGTGCAATTCGCAGAGAGACAATGTCAAATTCAGAAGCAGCACGGTCACTTATCTAACTGCAGGACTGATTGGCCTTGTTCTCGGTAATATTGCATACGGGACCACCAAGAAGTCCAACCCGCCAATGAAATGCCTCTTCCCGTGGCTAGCTGCAGGGTTCTTGATGAGCGTCACATGGACATACATAATCGCCGAAGAGCTGGTCTCTCTGTTGGTCTCGATCGGGATCATCTTTGGGATAAGCCCTTCGATTCTAGGCCTGACTGTCCTAGCCTGGGGCAATTCACTTGGAGACCTGATTGCAAATGTGGCCTTGGCCATGAATGGTGGCGCCGACGGGATCCAAATCGCAATTTCTGGGTGCTATGCGGGGCCGGTGTTCAATACGCTGATGGGTCTAGGCTTGTCCTTGGTGTTCCAGTCATGGTCTAAGTACCCAAATTCTTATGAGATTCCTGGAGACAATTCTCTGTATGAGACTCTGGGTTTTCTGATGAGTGGCTTGCTCTGGGCGCTTGTGGTAgtgccaaagaagaaaatgaagttgGATAGGTTCCTGGGTTGGGGCCTTTTGGCCATTTACTCGTGCTTTCTGTTTCTAAGGCTAGCTAAGCTTCTTGGCCTATTGAAAGCATGA